The following coding sequences lie in one Pontibacter sp. G13 genomic window:
- a CDS encoding long-chain fatty acid--CoA ligase, whose protein sequence is MLTQFDWIGKQAIYQPHKTAITEWGRERELTYGELNRLAEQTARWWIYELGLKSGDRVAMLAENSLEMVVLFSAAQKTGIILVPLNYRLACPELREILQNCEPKLLLTDPALRELGWSILEKHPLPHSHLEELLDGVGGVSLESPLPEIEFDQDHPIFILYTSGTTGIPKGVIYTHRMLLWNSLNTALRLNLTSDDRTLNFMPPFHTGGWNVLLTPFLHHGAWTCLMKQFDAGEVLQAMDQYRVTIAMGVPTMLKMMAECPNFESTDMEALRYMVVGGEPMPIPLIETWADKGVPVRQGFGMTEAGPNLFSLHQQDAIRKKGSIGQPNFYLEVKILDDDHQPVPDGQSGELCVRGAVVTPGYWENPTATATHIQDGWLHTGDMVIRDTEGYFFVVDRKKHMFISGGENVYPAEVERALRMHPAINEVVVVPIPHEKWGECGCAVVVFERGKQLSLDDIKAFAKTLLAGYKIPKTLHVVATLPKNATGKIDRRKLLQTVLETSHA, encoded by the coding sequence ATGTTGACCCAATTTGACTGGATCGGCAAGCAAGCCATCTATCAGCCCCACAAGACGGCCATTACGGAATGGGGCCGCGAACGGGAATTGACCTACGGTGAACTCAATCGCCTGGCCGAGCAGACCGCCCGTTGGTGGATCTATGAGCTAGGCTTGAAATCCGGCGATCGTGTGGCCATGTTGGCGGAAAACTCCCTCGAAATGGTGGTGCTTTTTTCCGCAGCGCAAAAGACCGGGATCATCCTCGTGCCATTGAATTATCGATTGGCGTGTCCTGAGCTTCGGGAAATTCTCCAGAATTGTGAGCCTAAATTGCTCTTGACCGATCCTGCCTTGCGCGAGCTCGGCTGGTCGATATTGGAGAAACATCCGCTTCCGCATAGTCATTTGGAGGAATTGTTGGATGGGGTAGGGGGCGTTTCGCTGGAATCCCCGTTGCCGGAGATTGAGTTTGATCAAGATCATCCCATCTTCATTCTCTACACTTCGGGGACTACGGGCATTCCCAAAGGCGTGATCTACACCCATCGGATGTTGCTGTGGAATAGCCTCAATACGGCCCTTCGGTTGAATCTCACTTCGGATGACCGGACGCTGAATTTCATGCCGCCATTTCACACAGGTGGATGGAATGTCCTATTGACGCCGTTTCTGCATCATGGCGCTTGGACGTGTCTGATGAAGCAATTTGATGCAGGGGAGGTCTTGCAGGCAATGGATCAATATCGAGTCACGATCGCGATGGGCGTACCGACGATGCTGAAGATGATGGCTGAATGTCCCAACTTCGAATCGACGGATATGGAAGCATTGCGCTACATGGTGGTGGGCGGTGAACCCATGCCGATTCCGCTGATCGAAACGTGGGCAGATAAGGGCGTTCCCGTGCGGCAAGGATTCGGTATGACCGAGGCGGGCCCCAATCTGTTTTCCCTGCATCAGCAAGACGCCATCCGCAAAAAGGGAAGCATCGGACAGCCCAATTTCTACCTCGAAGTCAAAATCCTAGACGATGACCACCAACCTGTTCCGGATGGGCAATCGGGTGAATTGTGTGTGCGGGGAGCAGTCGTCACCCCCGGATACTGGGAAAATCCTACGGCTACGGCCACGCACATTCAAGATGGGTGGCTACATACCGGAGACATGGTCATCCGCGATACAGAAGGCTACTTCTTTGTCGTCGATCGCAAAAAACACATGTTCATCTCCGGAGGAGAGAATGTTTATCCCGCGGAAGTGGAGCGGGCACTGCGCATGCATCCGGCCATCAACGAAGTGGTGGTCGTTCCGATACCGCACGAGAAATGGGGGGAATGTGGCTGTGCTGTGGTGGTCTTCGAACGGGGGAAACAGCTTTCCCTAGACGATATCAAGGCTTTTGCCAAAACGCTCTTGGCAGGATACAAAATCCCCAAGACCCTTCATGTGGTCGCCACCTTGCCCAAAAATGCCACGGGCAAGATCGACCGTAGAAAACTCCTGCAAACTGTACTTGAAACTTCCCACGCCTAA
- a CDS encoding sulfatase — MMKTLACLLGLFIPILTFAQDRPNILWLTFEDTSPHFLGCYGNPWVHSPNFDRLAQEGVRFDRAYSTGAVCSPSRSALITGVRTYAMGTGCHRGPQPIPDFITGFPAYMREVGYYTTNNKKTDYNTTDAKRIVREAWDESSGKAGWWNRAEGQPFFSVFNFNSTHQSRTMTNPYSFFEKQVLEKLDESEIISEAEIDMPPFYFESPELRKEYARIYHGVSLFDQQMDTLIKRLEREHLLEETIIFSFADHGEGMARGKTHANGLGYRVPFIMWFPEKYKHLSPWGTGVVTEEMVSFEDLAPTLLSLAGAEIPEHLKGRPFLGEARVDSEGWLVHSVDRTGTSPELARSVTMGKYVYTRTFMPDVPEHRWQKYHDYGRTLQLLRKAHREGLMNEVQSRYFEPREIEYLYDLEADPWEIHNLANDPQHQAQLERMRKRLNTEVLAARDIHFVPEYVLDQFSDSATAYEFRESGDYDFPAIYLTAQLVGQGQGVLPMQLAQLTHRDSIVRYWAAIGLRQQGAAIVADSAAIYQAMEDPFAPVQIEAALMAFHYLDEERGWKLLHEHAFGGQHRLAVQVMQMLQYSPKIPHRLDFVRELLAFSNERKDYFSVGQLCEMILHEHTGEPLIYKDFW; from the coding sequence ATGATGAAGACCCTCGCCTGCTTGTTGGGCTTGTTCATACCGATACTGACATTTGCTCAGGACCGTCCGAATATCCTCTGGCTGACCTTCGAGGATACCTCGCCGCACTTCCTAGGGTGCTACGGCAATCCGTGGGTGCATTCGCCCAATTTCGATCGACTGGCGCAGGAGGGGGTTCGATTTGACAGGGCGTACTCCACAGGAGCCGTGTGCTCGCCGAGCAGAAGCGCGCTCATCACGGGGGTCCGCACCTACGCGATGGGTACAGGCTGTCACCGTGGACCACAACCGATTCCGGATTTTATCACGGGATTTCCAGCCTACATGCGGGAGGTGGGCTATTACACCACCAACAACAAAAAGACCGACTACAACACCACCGATGCCAAACGAATTGTCCGTGAGGCTTGGGATGAATCTTCTGGCAAAGCGGGCTGGTGGAATCGTGCCGAAGGACAGCCGTTCTTTTCGGTGTTCAACTTCAACTCCACCCACCAGTCTCGGACGATGACCAATCCCTATTCGTTCTTCGAGAAACAGGTGCTTGAGAAGTTGGACGAATCCGAAATCATCTCGGAGGCAGAGATCGATATGCCGCCCTTCTACTTCGAATCGCCAGAATTGCGCAAGGAATATGCCCGGATCTATCACGGCGTGTCCTTGTTTGACCAGCAGATGGATACCCTGATCAAGCGATTGGAACGTGAACATCTTCTGGAGGAAACCATCATTTTCTCTTTCGCGGATCACGGGGAGGGCATGGCCCGCGGCAAGACCCACGCCAATGGACTGGGGTATCGCGTGCCGTTCATCATGTGGTTTCCCGAAAAGTACAAGCATCTATCCCCGTGGGGTACAGGCGTTGTGACGGAGGAAATGGTCTCCTTCGAGGATTTGGCACCGACCCTGTTGAGCCTTGCCGGAGCGGAGATTCCCGAGCATTTGAAAGGTCGGCCATTTTTGGGAGAAGCCCGAGTGGATTCTGAAGGATGGCTCGTTCATTCCGTGGATCGCACAGGCACAAGCCCCGAATTGGCACGTAGCGTGACGATGGGCAAATACGTTTACACGCGGACGTTCATGCCAGATGTGCCAGAGCATCGCTGGCAGAAATATCACGATTACGGACGTACGCTTCAGTTGCTTCGGAAGGCCCATCGCGAGGGGCTGATGAACGAGGTCCAGAGCCGCTATTTCGAACCTCGTGAAATCGAGTATCTGTACGATCTCGAAGCCGACCCTTGGGAGATTCACAATCTGGCGAACGATCCCCAGCATCAAGCCCAACTGGAGCGTATGCGCAAGCGACTCAACACAGAGGTTCTGGCGGCTCGTGATATCCATTTTGTCCCTGAATATGTGCTGGATCAATTCTCCGATAGCGCTACGGCATACGAGTTCCGTGAATCCGGCGACTATGATTTTCCGGCCATTTACCTGACAGCCCAGCTGGTAGGCCAAGGTCAGGGCGTCCTGCCGATGCAATTGGCCCAGCTCACCCATCGGGATTCCATCGTACGCTACTGGGCTGCGATTGGTCTGCGTCAACAAGGGGCCGCGATTGTGGCTGATTCAGCAGCGATTTATCAGGCGATGGAAGATCCGTTTGCGCCCGTACAGATCGAAGCCGCGCTCATGGCCTTCCATTATCTGGACGAGGAACGAGGCTGGAAACTGCTGCACGAACATGCTTTCGGCGGCCAGCATAGATTGGCTGTACAGGTCATGCAGATGCTGCAATATTCCCCAAAAATTCCCCATAGACTGGATTTCGTACGGGAGCTACTGGCCTTCTCCAACGAGCGCAAGGATTATTTCTCCGTAGGGCAATTGTGTGAGATGATCCTGCATGAGCATACTGGCGAACCCTTGATTTACAAAGATTTCTGGTAG
- a CDS encoding DUF6232 family protein has product MAYRQNASVEQSDQLSENFDVRKFIFTSRTITYSGKTVQISNVNRIWIYGYKTTYKAIYRIKPAMYLVGMVLAFIGYWLSNNTEESLFALVGLVGIAIIGYGIYERTQKKDQVTRHYGLVIETSSSREKLVSNNREFINRLFRDITIAMNHDSQKAIIANFHSGDIHYVQDNRSIQNGDIFQDIANSNITNRSKVTTY; this is encoded by the coding sequence ATGGCATATCGTCAAAATGCTTCTGTGGAGCAATCCGATCAGCTGTCCGAGAACTTTGATGTGAGGAAGTTTATTTTCACCTCAAGGACGATCACGTACAGCGGTAAAACCGTCCAGATCAGCAATGTCAATCGCATCTGGATTTACGGTTACAAAACCACCTACAAGGCGATTTATCGCATCAAGCCTGCGATGTACTTGGTGGGGATGGTGCTCGCGTTCATTGGGTACTGGCTATCTAATAATACCGAAGAATCCCTCTTCGCCTTGGTGGGGCTAGTGGGAATTGCCATCATCGGCTATGGGATTTATGAGCGCACCCAAAAGAAAGATCAAGTAACTCGACACTATGGACTCGTCATCGAGACTTCCTCTAGCCGCGAAAAGCTCGTGAGTAATAATCGGGAGTTCATCAACCGCCTGTTCCGGGACATCACCATCGCAATGAATCACGATAGCCAGAAGGCGATCATCGCGAATTTCCACTCGGGAGACATCCATTATGTCCAAGACAACAGATCCATCCAAAACGGAGACATCTTCCAAGACATCGCCAATTCCAATATCACCAACCGCAGCAAAGTCACCACCTATTAA
- a CDS encoding alpha/beta fold hydrolase: MKNWTQLLLMFAMLIPFPLSAQTEAYQFPIQRQPLADDWQIAYSELGDGEQTWVFIHGLGSYSPAWNRNLEAFSQHARCIAIDLPGYGQSTQRAHAGSMDWYADRVLEFLDSMEIESPVLFGHSMGGQIAVTVALKQPERIQQLVLVAPAGFETFTEQEGAAIMGVTTPEMVEATPESQIRINFGLNFSNMPEDVEAMIQDRFALKRTSDFKAYTQVISNSVKGMLGGPVFDRLGALKIPVLAVYGAEDQLIPNRYLHPTLTTEQVGQAGVDALGDGTLVMLPNAGHFAMYEQAAAFEEAVLEFLISE, from the coding sequence ATGAAAAATTGGACCCAACTACTACTGATGTTTGCCATGCTGATTCCATTCCCCCTTTCCGCCCAGACTGAAGCTTATCAGTTTCCGATCCAGCGCCAACCACTCGCCGATGATTGGCAGATCGCCTACTCCGAGCTGGGAGATGGGGAACAGACCTGGGTATTCATCCACGGATTGGGGAGTTACTCGCCCGCATGGAATAGAAATTTGGAAGCATTCTCTCAGCATGCCCGTTGCATCGCCATCGATCTGCCGGGGTATGGTCAATCCACCCAGCGTGCCCATGCAGGCTCGATGGATTGGTACGCGGACCGAGTTTTGGAATTTCTGGATAGTATGGAGATTGAGTCTCCCGTACTATTTGGCCACTCTATGGGCGGACAGATTGCCGTGACTGTTGCGCTCAAGCAGCCAGAACGCATTCAGCAATTGGTGTTGGTCGCTCCCGCGGGATTTGAGACGTTTACTGAGCAGGAAGGCGCTGCCATCATGGGAGTTACTACCCCTGAGATGGTGGAAGCTACGCCTGAATCCCAGATCCGCATCAATTTCGGTCTGAACTTCTCCAACATGCCTGAGGATGTGGAGGCGATGATTCAGGATCGGTTTGCCCTCAAGCGGACGAGTGATTTCAAGGCGTACACGCAGGTGATTTCCAATTCGGTCAAGGGCATGCTCGGAGGTCCGGTATTCGATCGTCTGGGAGCTTTGAAGATACCGGTGCTGGCAGTTTATGGCGCAGAAGACCAATTGATCCCCAATCGCTATCTACACCCTACCCTGACGACTGAGCAAGTCGGGCAAGCAGGAGTCGACGCGTTGGGAGATGGAACTCTGGTGATGCTCCCCAATGCGGGCCATTTTGCCATGTATGAACAGGCAGCTGCATTTGAGGAAGCGGTGTTGGAGTTTTTGATCAGCGAATAG
- a CDS encoding sodium:solute symporter family transporter: MQTASWILISIYMAIVVYLVIRGARRTQSLADYAKGSVSFAPWAVALSLAASMTSAATFIINPGFAAMYGLPAVLSFVVVLPLAALVSLIVLTKGFRKHGDQVAALTMAQWMGSRFGSEGFKRWFSVLSLLLITFIVLICVGISKVLAVSLGVNEIGVLAGVVVFIFGYMMFGGANSMVYTNTIQALLMLVVAIFLLGSGYEHFKEGVMGFVERLNAIDPALGKATNPESPLFRDYFEIIFCQVVIGVAIVCQPHIITKSLLLKSGKQVNQYLFIAIVVEILFFAVVCTGLYARLEFPDLTVAGEVMAMDGIIPQYVLAEFPVWMGLIVVLGLISAGISTLEGLIQSLSTTITADLLGDWKPVASLQSESQKILLNRVVIAVLAVVTFMLSLDQLLHPNLSVAIFAQNGVYAYFSAAFVPVLMGTFMKHTPKVAPIAASVTAIVVHFGVYYGEFTPYMRGQAIKNPAIASTWAILAALLVAGILYLVFRNASEKSEDSAQLHSSETEPLHTP, from the coding sequence ATGCAAACTGCCAGTTGGATCTTGATTTCGATTTATATGGCGATCGTCGTGTACCTGGTGATTCGGGGTGCACGCCGGACGCAGAGTCTTGCGGACTACGCCAAGGGGAGTGTCTCTTTTGCGCCGTGGGCGGTGGCCTTGTCGCTGGCTGCCTCGATGACGAGTGCGGCGACCTTTATCATCAATCCGGGGTTTGCGGCCATGTATGGGCTTCCGGCGGTACTATCATTCGTGGTGGTCCTGCCGTTGGCTGCATTGGTGTCGCTGATCGTGCTGACGAAGGGATTTCGGAAACATGGGGATCAGGTGGCGGCGCTTACGATGGCGCAATGGATGGGCAGTCGATTTGGGAGCGAAGGATTCAAACGCTGGTTTTCGGTGCTTTCGCTGTTGCTGATCACGTTTATCGTTCTGATCTGCGTGGGGATCTCCAAGGTGCTGGCGGTCTCGCTGGGGGTGAATGAAATCGGCGTACTGGCCGGAGTGGTGGTGTTTATCTTCGGATACATGATGTTCGGCGGTGCCAACTCGATGGTCTACACGAATACCATTCAAGCACTCTTGATGCTCGTCGTCGCGATCTTCTTGTTAGGATCGGGCTACGAGCATTTCAAGGAAGGCGTGATGGGCTTTGTGGAGCGACTGAATGCCATCGACCCTGCCTTGGGGAAAGCCACGAATCCTGAGAGTCCGCTGTTTCGGGACTATTTCGAGATTATCTTCTGTCAGGTGGTGATCGGGGTGGCGATTGTCTGCCAACCGCATATCATCACCAAATCGCTCCTCCTGAAATCCGGTAAGCAAGTCAACCAATACCTGTTCATCGCCATTGTGGTGGAGATCCTGTTTTTCGCAGTGGTGTGTACGGGATTGTATGCGCGGCTGGAGTTTCCCGACTTGACGGTCGCAGGTGAGGTCATGGCGATGGACGGAATCATCCCACAATATGTGCTCGCGGAATTTCCGGTGTGGATGGGATTGATTGTGGTACTGGGGCTGATTTCGGCGGGGATCTCCACGTTGGAGGGATTGATCCAATCGCTCTCGACGACGATTACAGCAGATCTACTCGGCGACTGGAAACCTGTGGCTTCGCTCCAATCTGAGTCTCAAAAAATCTTGCTGAACCGTGTGGTGATCGCGGTGTTGGCGGTCGTCACCTTCATGTTGTCATTGGATCAATTGCTGCATCCCAATCTCAGCGTAGCGATTTTTGCCCAGAACGGCGTGTACGCCTATTTCTCTGCGGCCTTTGTCCCTGTGCTGATGGGAACCTTCATGAAGCATACCCCCAAGGTTGCGCCCATTGCCGCTTCGGTCACCGCCATTGTGGTTCATTTTGGCGTGTACTACGGCGAATTCACCCCGTACATGCGTGGCCAAGCCATCAAGAATCCCGCGATCGCCTCGACTTGGGCGATTTTGGCAGCCTTGTTGGTCGCAGGAATCCTGTATCTTGTCTTTCGCAATGCTTCGGAAAAATCCGAGGACTCTGCTCAACTCCATTCTTCAGAAACCGAACCCCTCCATACCCCCTAA